Proteins from a genomic interval of Bradyrhizobium sp. CCBAU 53340:
- a CDS encoding acyl-homoserine-lactone synthase — translation MHAIALHTSQFGRHLDFLTSMYQLRRRVFKDRLDWSVSVSGDLEIDVYDTLNPTYLLVISDENEVLGCVRLLPTTGPNMLADTFTHLLGNRAAPSDVGILESSRFCVDTERSVDPGQSGFNRATFVLFAAMLESIRAAGAQSIVTVTDARMERILRRAGWPLERLCEPQPLGQTIALAGFLHDSDRALEAMYRQAGVDGPVLIPLASERKAA, via the coding sequence ATGCATGCCATCGCGCTTCACACATCTCAATTTGGCCGCCATCTGGATTTTCTTACTTCGATGTATCAACTCCGCCGCCGAGTTTTCAAAGACCGGCTGGACTGGAGCGTCTCGGTGTCGGGTGACCTGGAAATCGATGTCTATGATACCCTGAATCCGACATATCTTCTCGTGATCTCAGATGAGAATGAGGTTCTGGGCTGCGTCAGGCTCCTGCCCACGACAGGCCCAAACATGCTCGCCGACACCTTTACCCATCTTCTGGGCAACCGGGCTGCGCCGAGTGACGTGGGCATTCTCGAAAGCTCGCGTTTCTGTGTCGACACAGAGCGCAGTGTTGACCCCGGCCAAAGCGGGTTTAATCGCGCAACCTTCGTGCTGTTTGCTGCGATGCTGGAGTCGATTCGAGCGGCGGGAGCGCAATCCATTGTGACTGTCACCGATGCGCGAATGGAGCGCATCCTCAGGCGAGCCGGTTGGCCCTTGGAGCGGCTTTGCGAGCCGCAGCCGCTTGGGCAGACCATCGCGCTTGCGGGATTTCTTCACGATTCGGATCGGGCGCTCGAGGCCATGTACCGGCAAGCTGGCGTGGACGGACCGGTTCTGATCCCGCTCGCTTCGGAACGCAAGGCCGCTTGA
- a CDS encoding isochorismatase family protein, protein MDAQASALGARVNLALLPACREVFGIPQIAVGRYEQGILPDQIAASLEQFDIDALSVWQDPRLAARLRESDAGVVFLGGAFLEEEVLIAALEGARQGYDIRLLSDLSAARDEPDRCLALARLAHHGILATTVRQALLEWAVCLNDPAVSRKVQELLSSMAPPASCRLRTGLSCWGGRSPSATLRGKKRRR, encoded by the coding sequence GTGGACGCTCAGGCGTCCGCCCTTGGCGCTCGCGTAAATCTCGCTCTGCTGCCGGCTTGCCGCGAGGTCTTTGGCATTCCCCAAATCGCAGTTGGCCGGTATGAGCAGGGCATTCTTCCTGATCAGATTGCCGCTTCGCTAGAGCAATTCGATATCGATGCCCTTTCCGTATGGCAGGATCCCCGTCTTGCGGCACGCCTCAGGGAATCAGATGCGGGCGTCGTGTTTCTGGGCGGAGCATTCCTTGAGGAAGAGGTGCTGATCGCGGCATTGGAAGGGGCGCGGCAAGGCTATGACATACGGCTGCTCTCGGATTTGTCGGCCGCACGAGATGAACCCGACCGGTGCCTCGCCTTAGCTCGATTAGCGCATCACGGCATCCTCGCGACCACGGTTCGACAAGCTCTGCTCGAATGGGCCGTGTGCTTAAACGATCCTGCCGTCAGCCGGAAGGTCCAGGAATTGCTCTCCTCAATGGCGCCTCCCGCAAGCTGCCGCTTGCGGACCGGGCTCTCGTGTTGGGGTGGACGGTCCCCTTCCGCCACACTGCGTGGCAAGAAGAGGCGTCGCTGA